One Streptomyces fagopyri DNA window includes the following coding sequences:
- a CDS encoding TOMM precursor leader peptide-binding protein: MHPMVKPALRRGWRDLNTVQFGMAPAHAMVLGPVDTATGSFLDLLDGTRGLPLLREEGRGMGLPDGHVDALVERLARSGLLDDATGGGPAADTLRAKKAVLDRLRSDLGALSLVAPAPGDALGHLAARRSLRVQVRGAGRVGVTLAALLAGSGVGRIEVRDLGRVEPWDVAPGGLPPDSIGERREEAARRAVRRAAPDRPPRPTADDEELGLSLVIIAPRDGLSVHAPDLTAAEPLIASGTPHLYAGVVEATGVVGPLVLPGDTGCAGCLDRSRADRDPTWPRLLAQWRSGTSRHVPACDLTVATGVAGLAAAHALAFLDGRPPSSTGARWEASAPELHWHAKPVWPHPDCPCGAMEKSKKGERAAEAEKPHETMAGQQPHAARLSGTWRAHV, translated from the coding sequence GGCGGGACCTCAACACCGTGCAGTTCGGCATGGCACCCGCACACGCGATGGTGCTGGGCCCCGTGGACACGGCGACAGGCAGCTTCCTCGACCTGCTCGACGGAACCCGCGGACTCCCCCTCCTGCGCGAGGAAGGACGCGGCATGGGCCTGCCCGACGGCCACGTCGACGCGCTCGTGGAACGGCTCGCCCGCTCCGGACTGCTCGACGACGCGACGGGCGGCGGCCCGGCCGCAGACACCCTGCGCGCGAAGAAGGCGGTCCTCGACCGGCTGCGCTCCGACCTCGGGGCTCTCTCCCTCGTCGCCCCCGCACCGGGCGACGCCCTCGGGCACCTGGCCGCCCGCCGCTCCCTGCGCGTGCAGGTGCGCGGCGCGGGCCGGGTCGGGGTCACCCTGGCGGCACTGCTGGCCGGCTCGGGCGTGGGCCGGATCGAGGTGCGCGACCTGGGCCGGGTGGAACCGTGGGACGTGGCACCCGGCGGACTGCCGCCGGACTCCATCGGGGAGCGCCGCGAGGAAGCCGCCAGGCGGGCGGTGCGCAGAGCCGCGCCGGACCGCCCGCCCCGGCCCACCGCCGACGACGAGGAACTCGGACTCTCCCTGGTGATCATCGCGCCTCGCGACGGCCTGTCCGTCCACGCCCCCGATCTCACCGCCGCCGAACCCCTGATCGCCTCCGGCACACCCCATCTGTACGCGGGAGTCGTGGAGGCGACAGGAGTCGTCGGCCCACTCGTCCTGCCCGGCGACACCGGCTGCGCCGGATGCCTCGACCGCAGCCGCGCCGACCGGGACCCGACCTGGCCACGGCTCCTCGCCCAGTGGCGCTCCGGCACCTCACGTCACGTACCGGCGTGCGACCTCACCGTGGCGACAGGCGTCGCCGGCCTCGCCGCCGCGCACGCGCTCGCCTTTCTCGACGGCCGGCCGCCCTCCAGCACCGGAGCCCGTTGGGAGGCCTCCGCTCCGGAGCTCCACTGGCACGCGAAACCGGTGTGGCCGCATCCGGATTGTCCGTGCGGCGCCATGGAGAAAAGTAAGAAGGGGGAACGCGCCGCCGAAGCCGAGAAGCCGCACGAGACAATGGCGGGGCAACAGCCGCATGCGGCACGGCTGTCTGGGACTTGGAGGGCGCATGTCTGA
- a CDS encoding ABC1 kinase family protein — MSDLPRKAVTRTAKLAALPLGYAGRATWGLGKRIGGKSAEIVGRELQQRTAEQLFKVLGELKGGAMKFGQALSVFESALPEEIAGPYRAALTKLQEAAPPMPTRTVHAVLRERLGADWPELFLEFDDKPAAAASIGQVHRAVWHDGREVAVKVQYPGAGEALLSDLTQLSRFARLLGPLIPGMDIKPLIAELRDRVSEELDYALEAQAQEAHATEFSGDPDVLVPAVVHQCDQILVTEWIDGTPLSEVISDGTQEQRDRAGQLLARFLFSGPARTGLLHADPHPGNFRLLPDEKSGWRLGVLDFGTVDRLPGGLPSPIGDSLRMTLDGDAEAVYDLLREEGFVKESIELEPDAVLDYLLPIIEPAQLDEFTFTRGWMRSQAARVADPRSPAHQLGRLLNLPPSYLLIHRVTLSTIGVLCQLGATVRLRDELEEWLPGFVPTEELPDEEDSAAGA, encoded by the coding sequence ATGTCTGATCTTCCCCGGAAGGCGGTCACCCGAACCGCCAAACTCGCCGCGCTACCGCTCGGCTACGCCGGGCGAGCGACCTGGGGCCTGGGCAAGCGGATAGGCGGGAAGTCGGCGGAGATCGTGGGCCGCGAGCTTCAGCAGCGCACGGCCGAGCAGCTCTTCAAGGTCCTCGGCGAGCTGAAAGGCGGCGCGATGAAGTTCGGACAGGCACTGTCCGTCTTCGAATCGGCGCTGCCCGAGGAGATCGCGGGACCGTACCGGGCGGCGCTCACGAAACTCCAGGAAGCGGCGCCGCCGATGCCGACCCGCACGGTGCACGCCGTTCTCCGCGAGCGGCTCGGCGCGGACTGGCCCGAGTTGTTCCTCGAATTCGACGACAAGCCGGCCGCGGCCGCCTCGATCGGCCAGGTGCACCGGGCCGTGTGGCACGACGGCCGCGAGGTCGCCGTCAAGGTGCAGTACCCGGGAGCCGGCGAGGCCCTGCTCTCCGACCTCACCCAGCTCAGCCGATTCGCCCGGCTGCTGGGCCCGCTCATCCCCGGCATGGACATCAAGCCCCTCATCGCGGAACTCCGCGACCGGGTCTCCGAGGAGCTCGACTACGCACTGGAGGCACAGGCCCAGGAAGCCCACGCCACGGAGTTCTCCGGCGACCCCGACGTCCTGGTACCGGCGGTGGTCCACCAGTGCGACCAGATCCTCGTCACCGAATGGATCGACGGAACACCTCTGTCGGAGGTGATCTCCGACGGCACCCAGGAGCAGCGGGACCGCGCGGGGCAACTGCTGGCCCGCTTCCTCTTCTCCGGCCCCGCCCGCACCGGACTGCTGCACGCCGACCCGCACCCGGGAAACTTCCGCCTCCTCCCGGACGAGAAGAGCGGCTGGCGCCTCGGCGTCCTGGACTTCGGCACGGTCGACCGCCTCCCCGGCGGTCTGCCCTCACCGATCGGCGACTCCCTCCGCATGACCCTCGACGGCGACGCCGAGGCGGTCTACGACCTGCTGCGCGAGGAAGGCTTCGTCAAGGAGTCGATAGAACTCGAACCCGACGCGGTCCTCGACTACCTCCTGCCGATCATCGAACCGGCCCAGCTGGACGAGTTCACCTTCACCCGGGGCTGGATGCGCAGCCAGGCCGCCCGGGTGGCCGACCCCCGCTCCCCCGCCCACCAGTTGGGCAGGCTCCTCAACCTGCCACCGTCGTACCTGCTGATCCACCGTGTGACGTTGAGCACCATCGGCGTCCTGTGCCAGCTGGGCGCGACGGTCAGGCTCCGCGACGAACTGGAGGAGTGGCTGCCGGGGTTCGTTCCCACCGAAGAACTGCCGGACGAGGAGGACTCGGCGGCCGGGGCGTGA
- a CDS encoding WhiB family transcriptional regulator, producing the protein MQLEAHAPSVPPSETISPPGLTEDSTLIPLTALTALDDAIENLGVPVPCRSYDPEVFFAESPADVEYAKSLCRTCPLIEACLAGAKERREPWGVWGGELFVQGVVVARKRPRGRPRKNPVTA; encoded by the coding sequence GTGCAACTCGAAGCGCACGCCCCGTCCGTACCGCCTTCCGAAACGATCTCCCCGCCCGGCCTCACGGAGGACTCCACCTTGATCCCGCTCACCGCGCTCACCGCGCTCGACGACGCCATCGAGAACCTCGGCGTACCCGTCCCCTGCCGTTCTTACGACCCGGAAGTCTTCTTCGCCGAGTCGCCGGCCGACGTCGAGTACGCCAAGTCCCTCTGCCGTACCTGCCCGCTGATCGAGGCCTGCCTCGCCGGCGCCAAGGAGCGGCGTGAGCCCTGGGGGGTCTGGGGCGGCGAGCTGTTCGTCCAGGGTGTCGTAGTGGCCCGCAAGCGGCCCCGTGGCCGCCCGCGCAAGAACCCGGTCACAGCATGA
- a CDS encoding ATP-dependent DNA helicase UvrD2 has product MTAATHSTLFPQVPDTADAVLDGLDPEQRAVATALHGPVCVLAGAGTGKTRAITHRIAYGVRAGILQPSSVLAVTFTNRAAGEMRGRLRQLGAGGVQARTFHSAALRQLQYFWPKAVGGSLPRLIDRKIQLVADAAAACRIRLDRGELRDVTAEIEWSKVTQTVPSDYAAAAAKTGRESPRAPAEIAQLYATYEYVKRDRSLIDFEDVLLLTVGILQDRHDIADQVRSQYQHFVVDEYQDVSPLQQRLLDLWLGERDSLCVVGDASQTIYSFTGATPDHLLDFRTRHPGATVVKLVRDYRSSPQVVHLANGLLSQARGRAADHRLELISQRAPGPEPVYTEYTDEPAEAEGAARRIRDLIASGVPAAEIAVLFRTNSQSEIHEQALADAGVPYQLRGAERFFDRPEVRKAGSALRAAARFGANDSLLDDVVDLPSQVRAVLSGEGWTGQPPAGSGAVRERWESLAALVHLAQDFAAAKQDATLGDLVAELDERAGAQHAPTVQGVTLASLHSAKGLEWDVVFLVGVAEGMMPITYAKTDEQIEEERRLLYVGVTRAREHLSVSWALSRSPGGRANRRPSRFLDGLRPGSVTTAGRTNGGGPGGVERGIGSSGGTVVRRTSRTPARCRVCGRTLTDAGEMKLMRCEDCPSDMDEGLYERLRDWRAVQAQRSGQPAFCVFTDKTLMAIAETVPDDEGELARIPGVGVRKLNRFGADVLAICAGQEPDEARHDD; this is encoded by the coding sequence GTGACAGCAGCAACGCACTCCACCCTCTTCCCGCAGGTTCCGGACACGGCCGACGCGGTGCTCGACGGGCTCGACCCCGAGCAGCGCGCAGTCGCCACCGCCCTGCACGGTCCGGTGTGCGTGCTGGCAGGAGCCGGCACAGGCAAGACACGAGCGATCACCCACCGCATCGCCTACGGCGTACGCGCCGGAATCCTCCAGCCCTCCAGCGTCCTCGCCGTCACCTTCACCAACCGCGCCGCGGGAGAGATGCGCGGCCGCCTCCGCCAGCTCGGCGCCGGCGGCGTCCAGGCCCGCACCTTCCACTCCGCGGCCCTGCGCCAACTCCAGTACTTCTGGCCGAAGGCGGTCGGCGGCAGCCTCCCCCGACTCATCGACCGCAAGATCCAGCTCGTCGCCGACGCGGCCGCCGCCTGCCGCATCCGCCTCGACCGCGGCGAGCTCCGCGACGTCACCGCCGAGATCGAATGGTCCAAGGTCACTCAGACCGTCCCCTCCGACTACGCGGCCGCCGCCGCCAAGACCGGCCGCGAGTCCCCCCGCGCCCCCGCGGAGATCGCCCAGCTGTACGCCACCTACGAATACGTCAAACGCGACCGGTCGCTCATCGACTTCGAGGACGTCCTGCTGCTCACCGTCGGCATCCTCCAGGACCGCCACGACATCGCCGACCAGGTCCGCTCCCAGTACCAGCACTTCGTCGTCGACGAGTACCAGGACGTCAGCCCCCTCCAGCAACGCCTGCTCGACCTGTGGCTCGGCGAACGCGACAGCCTCTGCGTCGTCGGCGACGCCAGCCAGACGATCTATTCGTTCACCGGTGCAACTCCCGACCACCTGCTCGACTTCCGCACCCGCCACCCCGGAGCCACCGTCGTCAAACTCGTCCGCGACTACCGCTCCTCACCCCAGGTCGTCCACCTCGCCAACGGCCTGCTCTCACAGGCCCGCGGCCGCGCCGCCGACCACCGTCTGGAACTGATCTCGCAGCGCGCGCCCGGCCCCGAACCCGTCTACACCGAATACACCGACGAACCCGCCGAGGCCGAAGGCGCCGCCCGCCGCATCCGCGACCTCATCGCCTCCGGCGTCCCCGCAGCCGAGATCGCCGTCCTCTTCCGTACGAACTCCCAGTCCGAGATCCACGAGCAGGCCCTCGCCGACGCCGGAGTGCCCTACCAGTTGCGCGGCGCCGAGCGGTTCTTCGACCGCCCCGAAGTGCGCAAAGCCGGATCGGCCCTCCGCGCGGCCGCCCGATTCGGAGCCAACGACTCCCTTCTCGACGACGTCGTCGACCTGCCCTCCCAGGTCCGCGCCGTACTCTCCGGCGAAGGCTGGACCGGCCAACCCCCCGCCGGCTCCGGCGCGGTCAGAGAGCGCTGGGAATCCCTGGCCGCGCTCGTCCACCTCGCCCAGGACTTCGCCGCCGCCAAACAGGACGCCACCCTCGGCGACCTGGTCGCCGAACTCGACGAGCGCGCCGGCGCGCAGCACGCCCCGACCGTCCAGGGCGTCACCCTCGCCTCCCTGCACTCCGCCAAAGGGCTGGAGTGGGACGTCGTCTTCCTCGTCGGCGTCGCCGAGGGAATGATGCCGATCACCTACGCAAAGACCGACGAGCAGATCGAAGAGGAACGCCGCCTCCTCTACGTCGGCGTCACCCGCGCCAGGGAACACCTCTCCGTCTCCTGGGCCCTGTCCCGCTCACCCGGCGGCAGAGCCAACCGGCGGCCCAGCCGCTTCCTCGACGGACTGCGACCCGGCTCCGTCACCACCGCCGGCCGCACGAACGGAGGCGGTCCGGGAGGCGTCGAGCGAGGCATCGGAAGCAGCGGAGGCACCGTCGTACGGCGGACGAGCCGAACCCCGGCCCGCTGCCGCGTCTGCGGCCGCACACTGACCGACGCCGGCGAGATGAAACTGATGCGCTGTGAGGACTGCCCCTCCGACATGGACGAGGGTCTCTACGAACGGCTGCGGGACTGGCGGGCGGTACAGGCGCAGCGCAGCGGACAGCCCGCGTTCTGCGTCTTCACCGACAAGACACTCATGGCCATCGCCGAGACCGTGCCCGACGACGAGGGAGAGCTCGCACGGATCCCCGGAGTCGGCGTACGCAAGCTCAACCGCTTCGGAGCCGACGTGCTGGCCATCTGCGCAGGCCAAGAGCCCGACGAGGCCCGGCACGACGACTGA
- a CDS encoding glutaredoxin domain-containing protein, protein MPGTVTMYSTTWCGYCTRLKGQLDREGITYKEINIEHDPASAAFVEKANGGNQTVPTVQVVPSNGGVEVVMTNPSLAQVKRALGV, encoded by the coding sequence ATGCCGGGCACTGTGACGATGTACAGCACCACGTGGTGCGGATACTGCACGCGGTTGAAGGGCCAGCTGGACCGCGAGGGCATCACGTACAAGGAGATCAACATCGAGCACGACCCGGCGTCCGCTGCGTTCGTGGAGAAGGCGAACGGCGGGAACCAGACCGTGCCGACGGTTCAGGTGGTTCCCTCCAACGGTGGGGTCGAGGTCGTGATGACCAACCCGAGTCTCGCCCAGGTGAAGCGCGCGCTCGGCGTCTGA
- the nudC gene encoding NAD(+) diphosphatase, which translates to MTTWTDRTADRPISLTAPSGIDRAAHHRLDEAWLAAAWSHPTTRAFVVSGGQVLIDETADGTTELVMTPSFEAPLTEAHRYFLGTDDDGVSYFALQKDALPGRIDQSARPAGLREAGLLLSPREAGLMVHAVALENWQRLHRFCSRCGERTVIAAAGHIRRCPACGAEHYPRTDPAVIMAVTDDEDRILLGRQVHWPEGRFSTLAGFVEPGESIEQSVRREVFEEAGVTVGEVEYVASQPWPFPSSLMLGFMARATSREINVDGEEIQEARWFSREDLRIAFESGKVLPPYGISIAARLIELWYGKPLPRREP; encoded by the coding sequence GTGACCACCTGGACCGACCGCACCGCCGACCGTCCCATCTCGCTCACCGCCCCGAGCGGCATCGACCGGGCCGCCCACCACCGGCTCGACGAGGCCTGGCTCGCGGCGGCCTGGAGTCACCCCACGACCCGCGCCTTCGTGGTCTCCGGTGGTCAGGTCCTCATCGACGAGACCGCGGACGGCACCACCGAACTCGTCATGACCCCGTCCTTCGAGGCGCCCCTCACCGAAGCGCACCGCTACTTCCTCGGCACGGACGACGACGGTGTGAGCTATTTCGCACTCCAGAAGGACGCACTGCCCGGCCGCATCGACCAGTCCGCACGCCCCGCGGGCCTGCGCGAGGCGGGACTCCTGCTCTCGCCCCGTGAAGCCGGCCTCATGGTGCACGCCGTCGCCCTGGAGAACTGGCAGCGGCTGCACCGCTTCTGCTCACGCTGCGGCGAGCGCACCGTGATCGCGGCGGCCGGCCACATCCGCCGCTGCCCCGCGTGCGGTGCCGAGCACTACCCGCGCACCGACCCCGCCGTGATCATGGCGGTCACCGACGACGAGGACCGCATCCTGCTCGGCCGCCAGGTGCACTGGCCCGAGGGCCGCTTCTCGACACTCGCGGGCTTCGTCGAACCCGGCGAATCCATCGAGCAGTCCGTGCGCCGCGAGGTCTTCGAGGAGGCGGGCGTCACCGTCGGCGAGGTCGAGTACGTGGCCAGCCAGCCCTGGCCGTTCCCCTCCAGCCTCATGCTCGGCTTCATGGCCCGCGCCACCTCCCGCGAGATCAACGTCGACGGCGAGGAGATCCAGGAAGCCCGCTGGTTCTCCCGCGAGGACCTGCGCATCGCCTTCGAGTCCGGCAAGGTACTGCCGCCGTACGGCATCTCCATCGCGGCCCGCCTGATCGAACTCTGGTACGGGAAGCCCCTGCCCCGCAGAGAGCCGTAA
- a CDS encoding dipeptidase produces the protein MSMSKPVDNAVSTVRAYIEDHRTAFLDDLAEWLRIPSVSAQPDHAADVRRSADWLAAKLQETGFPTTEVWETRGAPAVFAEWPSEDPQAPTVLVYGHHDVQPAAREDGWDTDPFEPVIRGNRLHARGAADDKGQVFFHTLGVRAHLAATGRATPAVHLKLLIEGEEESGSPHFRHLVETHADRLAADAVIVSDTGMWSEDTPTVCTGMRGLAECEIVLRGPAQDIHSGSFGGAVPNPAAAAARLVAALHDDHARVAVPGFYEGVTELTDRERELFAELPFDETRWLTTAKSSATHGEAGHTTLERIWARPTAEVNGIGGGYQGPGSKTIIPSSAMVKLSFRLVAGQDPDHIEKAVRAWAAEQLPEGIRHEITFGSATRPCLTPLDHPALQSVVRAMGRAFEQPVRFTREGGSGPAADLQEVLDAPVLFLGISVPSDGWHAPNEKVELDLLMKGVETSAHLWDDLAENWREAH, from the coding sequence ATGAGCATGAGCAAGCCCGTTGACAACGCCGTCAGCACCGTCCGCGCCTACATCGAGGACCACCGCACGGCCTTCCTCGACGACCTCGCCGAATGGCTGCGCATCCCCTCCGTGTCGGCCCAGCCCGACCACGCCGCGGACGTGAGGCGCAGCGCCGACTGGCTCGCCGCCAAACTCCAGGAGACCGGCTTCCCCACCACGGAGGTCTGGGAGACCCGGGGCGCCCCCGCCGTCTTCGCCGAATGGCCGTCCGAAGACCCCCAGGCCCCCACGGTCCTCGTCTACGGGCACCACGACGTACAGCCCGCCGCCCGCGAGGACGGCTGGGACACCGACCCCTTCGAACCGGTGATCCGCGGAAACCGCCTCCACGCGCGCGGAGCCGCCGACGACAAAGGCCAGGTGTTCTTCCACACACTCGGCGTCCGCGCCCACCTCGCCGCCACCGGACGCGCCACCCCGGCCGTCCACCTCAAACTCCTGATCGAGGGAGAGGAAGAATCCGGGTCCCCGCACTTCCGTCACCTCGTCGAAACCCACGCCGACCGGCTGGCCGCCGACGCGGTGATCGTCTCCGACACCGGCATGTGGTCCGAGGACACCCCCACCGTGTGCACCGGCATGCGCGGGCTCGCCGAATGCGAGATCGTCCTGCGCGGACCCGCCCAGGACATCCACTCCGGCTCCTTCGGCGGCGCCGTGCCCAACCCCGCCGCCGCCGCCGCACGCCTCGTCGCCGCCCTCCACGACGACCACGCGCGCGTGGCCGTCCCCGGCTTCTACGAAGGCGTCACCGAACTCACCGACCGCGAGCGCGAACTCTTCGCCGAACTGCCCTTCGACGAAACACGCTGGCTGACCACCGCCAAGTCGTCAGCCACCCACGGAGAGGCCGGACACACCACCCTGGAGCGCATCTGGGCCCGCCCCACCGCCGAGGTCAACGGCATCGGCGGCGGCTACCAGGGCCCCGGCAGCAAGACGATCATCCCGTCCTCCGCCATGGTGAAGCTCTCCTTCCGGCTGGTCGCGGGCCAGGACCCCGACCACATCGAGAAGGCCGTACGCGCCTGGGCCGCCGAACAGCTCCCGGAAGGCATCCGGCACGAGATCACCTTCGGCTCCGCCACCCGCCCCTGCCTCACCCCCCTCGACCACCCCGCCCTGCAGTCCGTCGTACGGGCCATGGGCCGCGCCTTCGAGCAGCCCGTCCGCTTCACCCGCGAAGGCGGCTCGGGCCCCGCTGCCGACCTCCAGGAAGTCCTCGACGCCCCCGTGCTCTTCCTGGGCATCTCCGTCCCCTCCGACGGCTGGCACGCCCCCAACGAGAAGGTCGAACTCGACCTCCTCATGAAAGGCGTCGAGACCAGCGCCCACCTGTGGGACGACCTGGCCGAGAACTGGCGCGAGGCACACTGA